A window of the Halococcus agarilyticus genome harbors these coding sequences:
- a CDS encoding mandelate racemase/muconate lactonizing enzyme family protein: MSDHEIVDIEHHVVANPWKPWVFVHVETASGYQGVGEATTPRKPETVTTAIDEVAHRYLGNSPFETERFRLEMYRTEGGMMPHRINMAAMSALDMACWDLKGKILDQPVYNLLGGSVQGDSLRAYANGWYTDAGGEPEGFAEAATEVVEAGYDAMKFDPFGAAWLRMERREIEDAMDIVKAVREAVGPDVDLLIEAHYRFAPGTAVDIARRLEDFDITWLEQPTPPDNDAALKRVVEHSSVPVAVDRSPESRVNQDLLSTGVDILQPDLIYVGGITEAKKIAGMAEAEHLSLAPHNANGPVSTAACVHLDATTSNFMIQEVFADFAYQDWADDLTTRGPAIADGRLQLPDDPGLGIELDMDVVRDNTYDPSTDAEDKLDLFEKEWETRNLGE; encoded by the coding sequence ATGTCGGATCACGAAATCGTAGATATCGAGCACCACGTTGTTGCGAATCCCTGGAAACCGTGGGTATTCGTACACGTCGAAACCGCATCAGGCTATCAAGGTGTCGGTGAAGCGACGACGCCGCGAAAACCTGAAACAGTTACAACGGCCATCGACGAGGTCGCACACCGATACCTCGGAAACAGTCCGTTCGAAACCGAACGCTTCCGCTTGGAGATGTACCGGACCGAGGGTGGAATGATGCCCCACCGCATCAACATGGCCGCGATGAGTGCGCTGGACATGGCCTGTTGGGATTTGAAAGGAAAGATACTGGACCAACCCGTGTACAATCTGCTGGGCGGGTCGGTACAAGGCGACTCGTTACGAGCGTACGCGAACGGATGGTACACGGACGCCGGGGGGGAACCAGAAGGATTCGCGGAGGCGGCGACGGAGGTAGTCGAAGCCGGCTACGACGCGATGAAGTTCGACCCGTTTGGGGCCGCATGGCTCCGGATGGAGCGTCGAGAAATCGAAGATGCCATGGACATCGTCAAGGCGGTCCGCGAGGCAGTCGGTCCCGATGTCGACTTGCTCATCGAAGCGCACTATCGGTTCGCTCCAGGCACGGCAGTGGACATTGCTCGCCGACTCGAGGACTTCGACATCACATGGCTTGAACAACCAACGCCACCGGATAACGACGCCGCGCTAAAGCGAGTCGTCGAACACTCATCGGTTCCGGTCGCTGTCGATCGGTCACCGGAAAGCCGTGTGAATCAGGATCTCCTGTCTACCGGTGTCGACATCCTGCAACCGGACCTCATCTACGTTGGTGGCATCACCGAGGCGAAGAAGATAGCTGGCATGGCAGAGGCAGAACACCTCAGCTTGGCACCGCACAACGCCAATGGGCCAGTGTCAACAGCCGCGTGTGTGCATCTCGACGCGACTACATCGAATTTCATGATTCAGGAAGTGTTTGCTGACTTTGCGTACCAAGACTGGGCGGACGACCTGACAACGCGTGGCCCGGCCATCGCTGACGGTCGGCTCCAGCTTCCGGACGACCCTGGTCTTGGGATTGAACTTGACATGGATGTTGTTCGAGATAACACGTACGATCCGAGTACTGACGCCGAGGACAAGCTTGACCTCTTCGAGAAGGAGTGGGAGACTCGAAATTTGGGCGAGTGA
- a CDS encoding ABC transporter ATP-binding protein: MGALDIENVVKEFSTGDILAVEDLNLKIKDGEFLVVVGPSGCGKSTTLNMIAGLEKPTSGSIRLEGADITNLPPQERDSAMVFQNYALYPHMNVEKNIGFGLRMSTDVSGEELDRRVREAAELLQIEDLLDQRPAELSGGQQQRVALGRAIVRKPEVFLMDEPLSNLDAKLRSDMRTEIQRLQNSLGITTVYVTHDQTEAMTMGDRIAIMNDGRLQQVATPEEVYHKPTNRFVAGFIGEPSMNFFDVTISEGNSLQFEGTDVSYDLSVVPEDVRDHSDDLVLGIRPNQLELDTGENPDFEAEVQVVEPMGEYNLLHGTFGGESYTVKVAGDRRPAEMSVTGFSIPQDQIYLFDRASGAAIHHPSVREVPA; the protein is encoded by the coding sequence ATGGGAGCGTTAGACATAGAGAACGTTGTCAAGGAGTTCAGTACAGGCGATATCCTCGCCGTTGAGGACCTAAACTTGAAGATCAAGGATGGAGAGTTCCTCGTTGTGGTCGGCCCAAGTGGCTGTGGGAAGAGCACGACACTGAACATGATTGCGGGGCTTGAGAAACCGACCAGTGGGAGTATCCGGTTGGAAGGAGCCGACATCACGAATCTGCCACCACAGGAGCGGGACAGTGCAATGGTATTCCAGAACTACGCACTGTACCCGCACATGAACGTCGAGAAGAATATTGGGTTCGGCCTCCGCATGTCAACGGACGTTTCGGGAGAGGAACTCGATAGACGGGTACGGGAGGCGGCCGAACTACTGCAGATTGAGGATCTGCTTGATCAGCGACCAGCCGAACTTTCCGGAGGGCAACAACAGCGCGTCGCGTTGGGTAGGGCGATCGTTCGCAAACCCGAGGTGTTTTTGATGGACGAACCACTCTCGAACCTTGACGCTAAGCTCCGTAGTGACATGCGGACCGAGATACAGCGTCTCCAGAATTCGCTCGGCATCACGACCGTTTATGTGACTCATGACCAAACGGAGGCGATGACGATGGGCGATCGGATCGCAATTATGAACGATGGACGACTTCAGCAGGTTGCAACCCCCGAGGAGGTATATCACAAGCCCACCAATCGGTTCGTTGCTGGCTTCATCGGCGAACCGTCGATGAACTTCTTTGATGTGACTATTTCAGAGGGCAATAGCCTGCAGTTTGAGGGCACCGACGTGTCCTACGACCTGTCGGTCGTGCCGGAGGATGTGCGGGACCACTCTGACGACCTCGTTTTAGGGATCCGGCCGAACCAATTAGAGCTGGACACAGGCGAGAACCCCGATTTCGAGGCCGAGGTACAGGTCGTTGAGCCGATGGGAGAATATAACCTGCTCCACGGCACATTCGGTGGGGAGTCGTACACGGTCAAGGTCGCCGGGGACCGGCGGCCGGCCGAAATGTCGGTCACCGGCTTTTCGATCCCGCAGGATCAGATCTATTTGTTCGATCGCGCATCCGGGGCTGCGATCCACCATCCGTCTGTTAGGGAGGTTCCGGCTTAG
- a CDS encoding ABC transporter substrate-binding protein — protein MAQDNPVSRRRIIRGLAVGGAASIAGCTGGGNGSGGDGSGNGSSNQDNSSGNGSSSQGNSSGNSSSGQGVEFTAWSFGPNFPVMQEAAKAWTEDVPHSVQPNEIDGGVKPWTSALQVQSGLPGYGLIQYPAYRSAATNGGLENLNDIIYPNMDQLIDSAISATHVGGNFFAFPHSINPVTLIYNKSMFEDAGLPGNPQDVMDQIQVYDDLIQAGEQMKSELDANLLVHGASNIRPPNALFTQLNGGFYNKEGEFQFDQEPNLKAMEICKSLQPYGANLDLFGNTIWKEFKNENIASFLVPGWYINFIQEDLGDMSGQFRMIQLPATTEGGPRGATAGGAPETIPIAKDSSVKEAARQFGEYRTFTKESYNRKLSSYIFPANTVDNAEVLNQEVEFFGGQTIFSMIQKTLEVSPPQDSAPSQEIDLMYQEAYRKIMAEDAPIQKTMTNTNKQMLEALDDSEKSRMTVEEVRNQA, from the coding sequence ATGGCACAAGACAACCCAGTCAGCCGTCGTAGAATCATCAGAGGTCTTGCCGTTGGTGGTGCAGCCAGCATCGCTGGGTGTACAGGCGGCGGAAACGGTTCCGGTGGCGACGGTAGTGGGAACGGCAGTTCCAATCAAGACAACAGTAGTGGGAACGGTAGTTCCAGCCAAGGCAACAGTAGCGGGAACAGCAGTTCCGGCCAAGGAGTCGAGTTCACCGCGTGGTCATTCGGACCGAACTTCCCGGTGATGCAGGAAGCAGCGAAAGCTTGGACGGAAGATGTGCCGCACTCGGTCCAGCCAAATGAGATCGACGGTGGTGTCAAACCCTGGACATCAGCACTACAGGTCCAGTCCGGGCTCCCCGGATACGGCCTGATCCAGTATCCGGCGTACCGCTCGGCCGCCACCAACGGTGGGCTTGAGAACCTAAATGATATTATCTATCCAAATATGGATCAGCTCATTGACTCAGCCATCAGCGCAACCCACGTCGGTGGGAACTTCTTCGCTTTCCCGCATAGTATCAACCCAGTGACGCTGATCTACAACAAGAGCATGTTTGAGGACGCCGGACTCCCAGGGAACCCGCAAGATGTGATGGACCAAATTCAGGTTTACGATGACCTCATCCAAGCTGGCGAACAAATGAAGAGCGAACTTGATGCTAATCTTCTCGTACACGGGGCTAGCAATATCAGACCGCCGAACGCGCTGTTCACCCAGCTCAACGGGGGCTTCTACAATAAAGAGGGGGAGTTCCAGTTTGATCAGGAGCCCAATCTCAAGGCGATGGAGATATGCAAGTCACTACAACCGTATGGTGCGAATTTAGATCTGTTTGGGAACACCATCTGGAAGGAGTTCAAAAACGAGAACATCGCCTCGTTCCTTGTTCCAGGGTGGTACATCAACTTCATCCAAGAGGATCTTGGTGACATGTCCGGACAGTTCCGGATGATCCAGCTCCCAGCGACGACAGAGGGTGGACCACGGGGTGCGACAGCAGGTGGCGCTCCAGAGACGATCCCGATAGCGAAGGATAGCAGTGTCAAGGAGGCGGCCAGACAGTTCGGCGAGTACCGGACGTTCACCAAGGAGTCATACAACCGGAAGCTAAGCAGCTATATTTTCCCGGCCAATACTGTCGATAACGCAGAGGTACTGAATCAAGAAGTGGAGTTCTTCGGTGGCCAGACTATTTTCAGTATGATTCAGAAAACGCTGGAGGTGAGTCCACCGCAGGACTCGGCACCAAGCCAGGAAATCGACCTGATGTATCAAGAGGCCTACCGAAAGATCATGGCAGAGGATGCTCCTATTCAGAAAACGATGACAAACACCAACAAGCAGATGCTTGAGGCTCTCGATGACTCGGAGAAGTCTCGGATGACCGTCGAGGAGGTTCGGAATCAGGCGTAG
- a CDS encoding carbohydrate ABC transporter permease → MATQTGEQGSTRTDIGLLNRAKRLFRYNETFSAYWLLLPFLVMALIFKGWPTLWAPWMATQEYSLVGTEFIGLDNYMALFQRDVFLQSLTVTGIITAIRVPIAVGTGLVAALVVNSVFIKHRSVWRTLFIAPIVIAPVIIAILGRMFLEPQGIVDLATNALFGIQISWLNSPLPAQVSVALVGAYVDIAVSFIFFLAGLVGIDYDLYRAARVDGANRLQQFRHVTVPQLRPIIALVLIFVTQRALKMFEGPQVLTNGGQPGGATRTLVVLLYQQAFVELNLGFAAAIGVALTVIIGTIVVIEYTFISD, encoded by the coding sequence ATGGCGACACAAACAGGTGAACAAGGGTCTACCCGAACAGACATCGGGTTGCTCAACCGGGCAAAACGATTGTTCCGATACAACGAGACGTTCAGCGCGTACTGGCTGCTGTTGCCGTTTCTTGTGATGGCACTTATATTTAAAGGATGGCCGACGCTCTGGGCTCCGTGGATGGCAACACAGGAGTACTCGCTGGTGGGAACAGAATTCATCGGGCTCGACAATTACATGGCCCTCTTTCAGCGGGACGTCTTCCTCCAATCACTAACGGTCACAGGAATAATCACGGCGATTCGGGTCCCAATTGCAGTCGGGACAGGACTCGTGGCCGCGCTTGTAGTGAATTCAGTGTTCATCAAGCATCGGTCGGTCTGGCGAACGCTATTCATCGCGCCCATCGTAATCGCTCCGGTCATCATCGCGATCCTAGGGCGGATGTTCCTCGAACCACAGGGCATCGTGGACCTGGCCACGAACGCCCTCTTCGGCATTCAGATCTCGTGGCTCAACAGCCCGCTGCCAGCCCAAGTCTCCGTTGCTCTTGTAGGGGCGTACGTCGATATCGCGGTGAGCTTCATCTTCTTTCTCGCGGGGCTGGTCGGGATCGACTACGATCTCTACCGTGCAGCCAGGGTGGATGGCGCAAACCGGCTACAGCAGTTCCGGCACGTCACGGTTCCTCAACTGCGACCCATCATCGCACTTGTACTCATCTTTGTAACTCAACGTGCGCTCAAGATGTTCGAGGGGCCTCAGGTGCTGACCAACGGGGGACAGCCAGGTGGCGCGACACGTACGCTGGTCGTACTCCTCTACCAGCAGGCGTTCGTTGAACTCAATCTCGGCTTTGCGGCAGCCATTGGGGTCGCGCTCACGGTCATCATCGGAACAATCGTCGTCATCGAATACACCTTCATTTCGGACTAA
- a CDS encoding carbohydrate ABC transporter permease: protein MAIENPLTSDESDTEEQAYSTTSEHIERLAKYSTKTTIAFIAVLTGFPLYYLLIASTYPQGGLGTFPPQLLPSGHAIENYTFLLTETIFPGTLLNSVIYAGGTTLGMLIISAPAGYALAKIDFRGSTTMLIIVLVMMAIPFQLMSIPLFEMAVNWGLINTYFGAIITSVTIPLAVFFVKQNAEQVLHDDLLDSARVNGASEFQVFKNIVLPLLWPALIAISMYIFITRMQSYYWPLIILRNEDVMVAQVWISIWEGGIETPTPFHRILPASVIIVLPLLITFLLGQKYFVKGLTGGSIKG, encoded by the coding sequence ATGGCAATAGAAAACCCACTCACGAGCGACGAAAGCGACACGGAAGAACAGGCGTACAGTACGACATCCGAGCACATCGAGCGCCTCGCCAAGTACTCAACGAAGACGACTATCGCGTTCATCGCGGTCCTCACAGGCTTTCCCCTCTACTACCTGCTCATTGCGTCGACGTACCCACAGGGCGGGCTAGGGACGTTCCCACCCCAGCTGCTTCCTAGCGGGCATGCCATCGAAAACTATACCTTCCTCCTGACAGAAACTATATTCCCAGGGACGCTGTTGAACTCGGTTATCTACGCCGGAGGCACCACACTGGGAATGCTCATCATCTCAGCACCAGCTGGGTACGCGCTCGCGAAGATAGACTTCAGAGGGTCAACGACGATGCTGATCATCGTCCTAGTGATGATGGCTATCCCGTTCCAACTCATGTCGATCCCCTTATTCGAGATGGCCGTCAACTGGGGACTAATCAACACCTACTTCGGTGCCATCATCACTTCGGTCACCATCCCACTCGCGGTGTTCTTCGTTAAGCAAAACGCCGAACAGGTGCTACACGACGACTTACTTGACTCGGCTCGGGTCAACGGAGCGTCCGAGTTTCAGGTGTTCAAGAATATTGTGCTGCCGCTGCTCTGGCCTGCTCTGATCGCCATTTCGATGTACATCTTCATCACCCGGATGCAGTCATACTACTGGCCGCTGATCATCCTGCGGAACGAGGATGTCATGGTCGCCCAGGTATGGATCTCCATCTGGGAGGGCGGCATCGAGACGCCGACACCCTTCCACCGCATACTGCCGGCATCGGTTATTATCGTGTTACCGCTCCTCATCACGTTTCTGCTTGGGCAGAAGTACTTCGTCAAAGGTCTGACCGGAGGCTCGATAAAGGGGTAG
- a CDS encoding sulfatase family protein, which yields MSDPERPNVVFAFSDQHRGMDMGCAGNDDVETPAMDRLAASGTRLTNAYSNHPICGPSRASLISGQYPTTNGVITNEFSLPTEAPSIAEAFREAGYRTGYVGKWHIDGVPRDKWTPPGPRRQGFDDFWAVHNCVHDYFNPQYYRDSPELIREEGYEPTVQTDLAIEFIEQDDDRPFCLFVSWGPPHDPYRLVPEAFRERYDAAELTLRPNVEPILPGHSLNLTTGNTDAPPIREWGERVSPDAYTAGDRYDYDDPRECYADYYAAITAIDYELGRLLDALDANGSAKETILAYSSDHGDLLYSHGNNQKGTPHEEAANIPLLIRWPGRIPAGVENDALFGIVDVAPTLLTLANIPVPEAMDGRDRSAQVREPTHDGPRELFLYGQNWRAVRTKRYMYACVPTDLEEFAHLPEGHALLFDNETDPYQQRNLVYDPEYEDVRSRLRETLDVQLDATDDPHYHLEAMVEHLNREDDWARRQRYIAGDIEE from the coding sequence GTGTCCGACCCAGAGCGACCGAACGTAGTCTTCGCATTCAGCGACCAACATCGGGGTATGGATATGGGGTGTGCCGGCAACGATGACGTGGAGACGCCCGCGATGGATCGGCTCGCGGCGTCGGGAACGCGGTTGACGAACGCTTACAGTAATCATCCGATATGCGGGCCAAGTCGCGCCAGCCTCATCAGTGGCCAGTATCCCACGACCAACGGCGTCATCACGAACGAGTTCTCTCTACCAACGGAGGCCCCGTCTATCGCCGAGGCTTTCCGCGAGGCGGGTTACCGGACCGGCTACGTCGGCAAATGGCATATTGACGGCGTTCCGCGGGATAAATGGACGCCGCCAGGACCGCGCCGACAGGGATTCGACGATTTCTGGGCGGTTCACAACTGTGTCCACGACTACTTCAACCCGCAATACTATCGTGACTCACCGGAGCTCATCCGTGAGGAGGGGTATGAACCCACGGTCCAAACGGACCTGGCTATCGAGTTTATCGAACAGGACGACGACCGTCCGTTCTGTCTGTTCGTCTCATGGGGGCCGCCACACGACCCATATCGACTCGTTCCTGAAGCGTTTCGGGAGCGCTACGACGCTGCGGAGTTAACCCTACGACCGAACGTCGAACCGATACTTCCGGGCCACTCGCTGAATCTCACAACAGGGAACACGGACGCGCCACCGATCCGCGAGTGGGGCGAACGCGTCTCGCCGGATGCCTACACGGCTGGTGACCGGTACGACTACGACGATCCGCGGGAATGTTATGCAGACTACTACGCCGCTATTACTGCTATCGACTATGAGCTTGGCCGCCTTCTTGATGCGCTCGACGCGAATGGATCCGCTAAGGAGACGATACTTGCCTACTCTTCGGACCACGGCGACCTGCTGTACTCCCACGGTAACAACCAGAAGGGCACACCGCACGAGGAGGCTGCAAACATCCCACTCCTGATTCGGTGGCCCGGGCGGATTCCGGCCGGTGTCGAGAACGACGCGCTCTTTGGTATCGTTGACGTCGCACCGACACTCCTCACTCTCGCGAACATCCCTGTGCCCGAAGCGATGGATGGCCGCGACCGCTCGGCGCAGGTTCGAGAGCCGACCCATGACGGTCCTCGAGAACTGTTCCTGTACGGCCAGAACTGGCGGGCCGTACGAACCAAGCGGTACATGTACGCCTGCGTCCCGACAGATCTGGAAGAATTCGCTCATCTTCCGGAGGGTCACGCGCTTTTGTTCGATAACGAGACGGACCCATACCAGCAGCGGAACCTCGTCTACGACCCGGAATACGAAGACGTTCGGTCGCGACTCCGAGAAACGCTCGATGTACAGCTTGACGCGACGGATGATCCACACTACCACCTCGAAGCGATGGTCGAACACCTCAACCGCGAAGATGACTGGGCACGACGGCAACGTTACATCGCTGGAGACATAGAAGAATAA
- a CDS encoding NAD-dependent epimerase/dehydratase family protein — MTKCSPARRSIMARIAVTGAAGKIGRETLPALSEHNVTALTHRDHDDIESTVIELEDKDCLVDAFTGYDSVVHMAANGSATAPWESVNRINIDGTYNVFDAAREAGIERVIFGSSNHITHMYNMPAPDEPSGTITDARSVSTDDSFRPSSYYGVSKLAGEGLGSLYADRYGLEVINLRIGYLQTEATLRDHQDDEPKRARQARAMYLSPRDYRQAIRLAVTVDLNQNPLTVNLVSRNDDRYHTLIEALRGLGYHPRDNSAEILDS, encoded by the coding sequence ATGACTAAGTGCAGTCCTGCGCGAAGAAGTATCATGGCTCGTATCGCAGTAACCGGAGCTGCCGGAAAAATTGGCCGCGAGACACTTCCGGCACTCTCTGAGCACAACGTTACCGCACTCACGCACAGAGACCACGATGACATAGAGAGCACCGTTATCGAACTCGAAGACAAAGACTGCCTCGTGGACGCATTCACCGGCTACGACTCCGTCGTCCACATGGCGGCAAATGGGTCGGCGACGGCACCGTGGGAGAGCGTCAACCGAATCAATATCGATGGAACGTACAACGTCTTCGATGCCGCCCGAGAGGCCGGCATCGAACGGGTAATATTCGGCAGCAGCAACCACATCACCCACATGTACAATATGCCTGCACCGGACGAACCCAGCGGGACGATAACGGACGCACGATCCGTTTCGACGGACGACTCGTTCCGGCCCTCCTCATACTATGGAGTGAGCAAACTGGCCGGTGAAGGGTTGGGAAGCCTCTACGCTGACCGCTACGGACTCGAAGTTATCAATCTCCGCATCGGCTACCTCCAGACAGAAGCGACCCTCAGAGACCATCAAGACGACGAGCCTAAGCGTGCACGACAAGCACGGGCAATGTACCTCAGCCCGCGCGACTACCGCCAAGCGATTCGGCTAGCTGTCACCGTCGACCTCAACCAGAATCCGCTGACGGTGAATCTCGTCTCACGCAACGATGACCGGTATCACACGCTCATTGAGGCGCTCCGGGGGCTAGGGTACCACCCGCGAGACAATTCAGCCGAGATACTCGACAGCTGA
- a CDS encoding dihydrodipicolinate synthase family protein, with translation MTETTLHGVCPIVDTPFTESGDVDYGGLEFLSETLIDGGCHALALFGYASEFYKLNEEERERMTRIVVDACDRGGIPSIVSVTAQSTDVAIDQAQFIEKSGADALMILPPHVRGPPESGVFDHLEAIAESVSLPVMVQYAPGSTGMTHSPRFFANLYDEVENIDYFKIECDPPGKFVSRLHELTDGGANVLVGRAGYEMIEGYDRGAVGVMPASAMYDIYLRIHTYYQQGDRQRAVDLHSELVALLNQLTKVGIQFEKRILADRGLVDSAYCRAPETTFDETYDDIYEEYYEKYVEPNIDAKQTAEATD, from the coding sequence ATGACAGAGACAACCCTACACGGAGTATGTCCGATAGTCGATACACCATTCACCGAGTCAGGAGATGTCGACTACGGGGGGCTCGAGTTTCTCTCGGAAACGCTGATCGACGGTGGGTGTCACGCGCTCGCGCTGTTCGGGTACGCGAGCGAGTTCTACAAACTCAATGAAGAGGAGCGCGAGCGGATGACGAGAATCGTCGTCGACGCCTGCGACCGCGGCGGTATCCCGTCTATCGTCTCGGTCACCGCACAGTCTACAGATGTTGCAATCGACCAAGCACAGTTTATCGAGAAAAGCGGTGCCGACGCGCTGATGATCCTTCCGCCACACGTTCGTGGTCCACCCGAGAGCGGTGTCTTCGACCACCTCGAAGCGATCGCCGAGTCGGTGTCGCTCCCAGTGATGGTCCAGTACGCGCCAGGGTCGACCGGTATGACCCACTCACCACGGTTCTTCGCCAACCTGTACGACGAGGTCGAAAACATCGACTACTTCAAAATTGAGTGTGACCCGCCCGGAAAGTTCGTCTCGAGGCTTCACGAACTGACAGATGGTGGCGCAAACGTCCTCGTCGGCAGGGCTGGTTACGAGATGATCGAGGGCTACGACCGCGGTGCCGTTGGAGTCATGCCCGCCTCAGCGATGTACGACATCTACCTCCGCATCCACACCTACTATCAACAGGGAGACCGACAGCGGGCGGTCGACCTCCACAGCGAACTCGTCGCCTTACTCAACCAACTCACGAAGGTGGGAATCCAGTTCGAGAAACGGATTCTGGCCGATCGAGGACTCGTCGACTCAGCGTACTGTCGCGCGCCCGAAACCACGTTCGACGAGACGTACGACGACATCTATGAAGAGTACTACGAGAAGTATGTCGAACCGAACATCGACGCCAAACAGACCGCCGAAGCGACCGACTGA
- a CDS encoding MFS transporter, with amino-acid sequence MGRREIRIVRLGELRQLVVGGLSNSSTVVSTDCSLVTTLILPCANVRTDEVPAKRRATETYRRESFANSSSADVTEHGVGGRLLRVPAVIGGTGTTISGRVLLASLLPAIRELLSMSSAAVGLSLTGFAIVVAFAHFPAGRLADALGHQLVLVSGLDGLAVGATLFATTIGSGQFVATLLVYGLGMGLYMPGAVIALSERCPDRRGVVLGLNSGSAQLGGIAASLLAVAVLSHTAWQDAFVPVLGLVVVLTAVLHLTRCGSYMASTVSLDARATVTRLFSNQSRRRAVLAAGLLMIAMEGATVFLPTFLHVAKSLPTAAANDTFALFLVVGLLVNPIAGRLADRYRPRLTAAVAVVVAVGGVLLLVVAGSQPVLVAGLVLLGVGIARFWPPFNAHLMAVLSDDDRGSQYGAARMCWIVIGSAGPAIVGTIGGAVDYATAFAALGVALCLTCVVLVDS; translated from the coding sequence GTGGGCCGACGCGAAATCCGCATCGTTCGTCTCGGAGAACTACGCCAACTGGTAGTCGGCGGGCTGTCGAATTCCTCAACCGTCGTCTCCACCGACTGTTCTCTCGTCACTACACTTATACTCCCCTGCGCCAACGTACGGACTGATGAAGTACCAGCCAAGCGTCGAGCTACCGAGACGTATCGAAGGGAATCGTTCGCGAACAGTTCATCCGCCGACGTGACCGAGCACGGAGTAGGCGGACGTCTGCTGCGCGTTCCGGCAGTCATCGGTGGGACCGGGACGACCATCTCTGGCCGGGTCCTGCTCGCCTCGCTCCTGCCAGCCATCCGCGAGTTGCTGTCGATGAGTTCGGCGGCCGTCGGCCTCTCGCTCACGGGGTTCGCTATCGTCGTCGCGTTCGCGCACTTCCCTGCGGGTCGCCTCGCGGACGCGCTCGGCCACCAACTCGTCCTCGTGAGCGGTCTCGACGGATTGGCTGTCGGGGCGACCCTCTTCGCAACCACGATCGGTAGCGGTCAGTTCGTGGCCACGCTCCTCGTCTACGGGCTCGGGATGGGACTGTACATGCCCGGCGCGGTCATCGCTCTTTCCGAACGCTGTCCCGACCGACGCGGCGTAGTGCTCGGCCTGAACTCCGGCTCGGCGCAACTCGGCGGTATCGCCGCCTCACTACTCGCTGTCGCCGTCCTCTCCCACACCGCCTGGCAAGACGCGTTCGTCCCGGTCCTTGGGCTCGTTGTCGTCCTCACGGCCGTTCTTCACCTCACTCGCTGCGGATCATACATGGCCAGCACCGTCTCGTTGGACGCGCGAGCGACGGTCACTCGCTTATTTTCGAACCAGAGCCGCCGTCGTGCGGTTCTCGCGGCCGGGTTGCTGATGATCGCCATGGAGGGCGCGACAGTATTCCTCCCGACGTTCCTGCACGTCGCCAAGTCGCTCCCGACGGCAGCGGCGAACGACACGTTTGCGCTCTTCCTCGTCGTCGGATTACTCGTCAACCCCATCGCTGGGCGACTGGCGGACCGGTATCGCCCACGACTGACGGCGGCAGTCGCCGTGGTGGTGGCGGTCGGCGGCGTTCTGTTACTCGTCGTCGCCGGATCACAACCGGTTCTCGTCGCCGGTCTCGTGTTGCTCGGCGTCGGCATCGCGAGGTTCTGGCCTCCGTTCAACGCCCACCTCATGGCCGTTCTCTCGGACGACGACCGAGGGAGCCAGTATGGGGCCGCACGGATGTGCTGGATAGTCATCGGTAGTGCCGGGCCCGCTATCGTCGGAACGATAGGCGGCGCGGTCGACTACGCGACCGCCTTTGCCGCGCTCGGTGTCGCCCTCTGTCTGACCTGTGTGGTACTCGTCGATAGCTGA